The following are encoded together in the Oreochromis niloticus isolate F11D_XX linkage group LG12, O_niloticus_UMD_NMBU, whole genome shotgun sequence genome:
- the sdf2l1 gene encoding stromal cell-derived factor 2-like protein 1 gives MNISALSWTCQVVIGGKQHYGSEVSAGHDSRDTKMEVVGTIRGLIRSLLFLLLWSSCEGRDSELSYVTCGSLVKLFNTRHNVRLHSHDVKYGSGSGQQSVTGVENADDANSYWQIRGKPNNPCLRGAPIKCGQAIRITHMKTGRNLHTHHFSSPLSNNQEVSAFGENGEGDDLDVWTVQCEGIHWERDEAVRFKHVGTDVFLSVTGEQYGHPIRGQREVHGMSSPNQHNWWRTMEGVFIQPSQEPLRHDEL, from the exons ATGAACATAAGTGCCCTTTCTTG GACTTGTCAAGTGGTGATTGGTGGAAAGCAGCACTACGGTTCGGAAGTGAGTGCCGGTCATGACAGCAGAGACACAAAGATGGAGGTGGTCGGTACAATCCGCGGGCTTATCAGGTCGCTGCTCTTCCTGCTGCTGTGGTCCAGCTGTGAAGGACGAGACTCGGAGCTCAGCTATGTGACCTGCGGCTCTCTAGTCAAACTGTTCAACACCAGACACAACGTCCGACTGCACTCCCACGACGTTAAGTACGGCTCAG gcagTGGACAGCAGTCTGTAACTGGAGTGGAGAATGCAGATGATGCCAACAGCTACTGGCAGATTCGTGGGAAGCCCAACAATCCATGTCTGCGCGGTGCTCCCATCAAGTGTGGCCAGGCCATTCGGATCACACACATGAAGACTGGACGAAACCTCCACACACACCACttcagctctcctctgtctAATAACCAG GAGGTGAGTGCTTTCGGAGAGAACGGCGAGGGTGACGACCTGGACGTGTGGACGGTTCAGTGCGAAGGCATTCACTGGGAGCGCGACGAGGCTGTGCGCTTCAAACACGTAGGCACCGACGTCTTCCTGAGCGTGACAGGCGAGCAGTACGGCCACCCCATACGTGGACAGCGGGAGGTGCACGGCATGAGCTCCCCCAATCAGCACAACTGGTGGCGTACTATGGAGGGCGTCTTCATCCAGCCCAGCCAGGAACCACTGCGCCACGATGAActctga